A portion of the Equus quagga isolate Etosha38 chromosome 17, UCLA_HA_Equagga_1.0, whole genome shotgun sequence genome contains these proteins:
- the CHKA gene encoding choline kinase alpha isoform X1 → MRSCLEHPGFQVTDTIHAPATVCAALTEVFLIKLWNGKRSCNKEGSEQAQKENEFQGAEAMVLESVMFAILAERSLGPKLYGIFPQGRLEQFIPSRRLDTEELSLPDISAEIAEKMATFHGMKMPFNKEPKWLFGTMEKYLNQVLRIKFTGEARVKQLHKFLRFNLPLELEKLRSLLESTPSPVVFCHNDCQEGNILLLEGREHFEKQKLMLIDFEYSSYNYRGFDVGNHFCEWMYDYSYEKYPFFRANILKYPNRKQQLHFISNYLAAFHNEFENFSNEEKSIIEEEMLVEVNRFALASHFFWGLWSIVQAKISSIEFGYMDYAQARFDAYFDQKRKLGV, encoded by the exons ATGCGATCGTGCCTGGAGCACCCTGGTTTCCAGGTGACAGACACGATTCACG CACCAGCTACGGTTTGTGCTGCGCTTACAGAG GTATTTTTGATAAAGCTGTGGAATGGAAAG AGGTCCTGTAATAAAGAGGGATCCGAACAagctcagaaagaaaatgaatttcaa GGGGCCGAGGCCATGGTGCTGGAGAGCGTCATGTTCGCCATTCTCGCCGAGAGGTCCCTCGGGCCGAAGCTGTACGGCATCTTCCCCCAGGGCCGCCTGGAGCAGTTCATCCCG AGCCGGCGATTAGACACTGAAGAATTAAGTTTGCCAGATATTTCTGCAGAAATCGCTGAGAAAATGGCCACGTTTCATGGTATGAAAATGCCATTCAATAAGGAACCAAAATGGCTTTTTGGAACAATGGAAAA ATATCTAAACCAAGTGCTGAGAATTAAGTTCACCGGGGAAGCCAGAGTTAAGCAGCTGCACAAATTCCTCAGGTTCAATCTGCCTTTGGAGCTGGAAAAGCTGAG GTCATTGCTCGAGTCCACTCCGTCTCCAGTCGTCTTTTGTCACAATGACTGTCAGGAAG GTAATATCTTGCTGCTGGAAGGGAGAGAGCATTTTGAGAAGCAGAAGCTGATGCTCATCGACTTTGAGTACAGCAGTTACAACTACAG GGGGTTTGACGTTGGGAATCATTTCTGTGAGTGGATGTACGATTATAGCTATGAAAAGTACCCTTTTTTCAGAGCAAACATCCTGAAGTACCCCAACAGGAAGCAACAG ctccattttatttccaattaCTTGGCTGCATTCCATAACGAATTTGAAAACTTCAGTAATGAAGAAAAGTCCattatagaagaagaaatgttGGTCGAAGTCAACAG GTTTGCCCTTGCATCCCATTTCTTCTGGGGACTGTGGTCCATCGTGCAGGCCAAGATTTCATCCATTGAATTTGGGTACATG GACTACGCCCAGGCGCGGTTTGATGCCTATTTCGAccagaagaggaagctgggggTGTGA
- the CHKA gene encoding choline kinase alpha isoform X2, with the protein MLFQCSLPDTLATIGDEPRKVLLRLYGAILKMRSCNKEGSEQAQKENEFQGAEAMVLESVMFAILAERSLGPKLYGIFPQGRLEQFIPSRRLDTEELSLPDISAEIAEKMATFHGMKMPFNKEPKWLFGTMEKYLNQVLRIKFTGEARVKQLHKFLRFNLPLELEKLRSLLESTPSPVVFCHNDCQEGNILLLEGREHFEKQKLMLIDFEYSSYNYRGFDVGNHFCEWMYDYSYEKYPFFRANILKYPNRKQQLHFISNYLAAFHNEFENFSNEEKSIIEEEMLVEVNRFALASHFFWGLWSIVQAKISSIEFGYMDYAQARFDAYFDQKRKLGV; encoded by the exons AGGTCCTGTAATAAAGAGGGATCCGAACAagctcagaaagaaaatgaatttcaa GGGGCCGAGGCCATGGTGCTGGAGAGCGTCATGTTCGCCATTCTCGCCGAGAGGTCCCTCGGGCCGAAGCTGTACGGCATCTTCCCCCAGGGCCGCCTGGAGCAGTTCATCCCG AGCCGGCGATTAGACACTGAAGAATTAAGTTTGCCAGATATTTCTGCAGAAATCGCTGAGAAAATGGCCACGTTTCATGGTATGAAAATGCCATTCAATAAGGAACCAAAATGGCTTTTTGGAACAATGGAAAA ATATCTAAACCAAGTGCTGAGAATTAAGTTCACCGGGGAAGCCAGAGTTAAGCAGCTGCACAAATTCCTCAGGTTCAATCTGCCTTTGGAGCTGGAAAAGCTGAG GTCATTGCTCGAGTCCACTCCGTCTCCAGTCGTCTTTTGTCACAATGACTGTCAGGAAG GTAATATCTTGCTGCTGGAAGGGAGAGAGCATTTTGAGAAGCAGAAGCTGATGCTCATCGACTTTGAGTACAGCAGTTACAACTACAG GGGGTTTGACGTTGGGAATCATTTCTGTGAGTGGATGTACGATTATAGCTATGAAAAGTACCCTTTTTTCAGAGCAAACATCCTGAAGTACCCCAACAGGAAGCAACAG ctccattttatttccaattaCTTGGCTGCATTCCATAACGAATTTGAAAACTTCAGTAATGAAGAAAAGTCCattatagaagaagaaatgttGGTCGAAGTCAACAG GTTTGCCCTTGCATCCCATTTCTTCTGGGGACTGTGGTCCATCGTGCAGGCCAAGATTTCATCCATTGAATTTGGGTACATG GACTACGCCCAGGCGCGGTTTGATGCCTATTTCGAccagaagaggaagctgggggTGTGA
- the CHKA gene encoding choline kinase alpha isoform X3, producing the protein MLFQCSLPDTLATIGDEPRKVLLRLYGAILKMGAEAMVLESVMFAILAERSLGPKLYGIFPQGRLEQFIPSRRLDTEELSLPDISAEIAEKMATFHGMKMPFNKEPKWLFGTMEKYLNQVLRIKFTGEARVKQLHKFLRFNLPLELEKLRSLLESTPSPVVFCHNDCQEGNILLLEGREHFEKQKLMLIDFEYSSYNYRGFDVGNHFCEWMYDYSYEKYPFFRANILKYPNRKQQLHFISNYLAAFHNEFENFSNEEKSIIEEEMLVEVNRFALASHFFWGLWSIVQAKISSIEFGYMDYAQARFDAYFDQKRKLGV; encoded by the exons GGGGCCGAGGCCATGGTGCTGGAGAGCGTCATGTTCGCCATTCTCGCCGAGAGGTCCCTCGGGCCGAAGCTGTACGGCATCTTCCCCCAGGGCCGCCTGGAGCAGTTCATCCCG AGCCGGCGATTAGACACTGAAGAATTAAGTTTGCCAGATATTTCTGCAGAAATCGCTGAGAAAATGGCCACGTTTCATGGTATGAAAATGCCATTCAATAAGGAACCAAAATGGCTTTTTGGAACAATGGAAAA ATATCTAAACCAAGTGCTGAGAATTAAGTTCACCGGGGAAGCCAGAGTTAAGCAGCTGCACAAATTCCTCAGGTTCAATCTGCCTTTGGAGCTGGAAAAGCTGAG GTCATTGCTCGAGTCCACTCCGTCTCCAGTCGTCTTTTGTCACAATGACTGTCAGGAAG GTAATATCTTGCTGCTGGAAGGGAGAGAGCATTTTGAGAAGCAGAAGCTGATGCTCATCGACTTTGAGTACAGCAGTTACAACTACAG GGGGTTTGACGTTGGGAATCATTTCTGTGAGTGGATGTACGATTATAGCTATGAAAAGTACCCTTTTTTCAGAGCAAACATCCTGAAGTACCCCAACAGGAAGCAACAG ctccattttatttccaattaCTTGGCTGCATTCCATAACGAATTTGAAAACTTCAGTAATGAAGAAAAGTCCattatagaagaagaaatgttGGTCGAAGTCAACAG GTTTGCCCTTGCATCCCATTTCTTCTGGGGACTGTGGTCCATCGTGCAGGCCAAGATTTCATCCATTGAATTTGGGTACATG GACTACGCCCAGGCGCGGTTTGATGCCTATTTCGAccagaagaggaagctgggggTGTGA
- the CHKA gene encoding choline kinase alpha isoform X4 produces the protein MVLESVMFAILAERSLGPKLYGIFPQGRLEQFIPSRRLDTEELSLPDISAEIAEKMATFHGMKMPFNKEPKWLFGTMEKYLNQVLRIKFTGEARVKQLHKFLRFNLPLELEKLRSLLESTPSPVVFCHNDCQEGNILLLEGREHFEKQKLMLIDFEYSSYNYRGFDVGNHFCEWMYDYSYEKYPFFRANILKYPNRKQQLHFISNYLAAFHNEFENFSNEEKSIIEEEMLVEVNRFALASHFFWGLWSIVQAKISSIEFGYMDYAQARFDAYFDQKRKLGV, from the exons ATGGTGCTGGAGAGCGTCATGTTCGCCATTCTCGCCGAGAGGTCCCTCGGGCCGAAGCTGTACGGCATCTTCCCCCAGGGCCGCCTGGAGCAGTTCATCCCG AGCCGGCGATTAGACACTGAAGAATTAAGTTTGCCAGATATTTCTGCAGAAATCGCTGAGAAAATGGCCACGTTTCATGGTATGAAAATGCCATTCAATAAGGAACCAAAATGGCTTTTTGGAACAATGGAAAA ATATCTAAACCAAGTGCTGAGAATTAAGTTCACCGGGGAAGCCAGAGTTAAGCAGCTGCACAAATTCCTCAGGTTCAATCTGCCTTTGGAGCTGGAAAAGCTGAG GTCATTGCTCGAGTCCACTCCGTCTCCAGTCGTCTTTTGTCACAATGACTGTCAGGAAG GTAATATCTTGCTGCTGGAAGGGAGAGAGCATTTTGAGAAGCAGAAGCTGATGCTCATCGACTTTGAGTACAGCAGTTACAACTACAG GGGGTTTGACGTTGGGAATCATTTCTGTGAGTGGATGTACGATTATAGCTATGAAAAGTACCCTTTTTTCAGAGCAAACATCCTGAAGTACCCCAACAGGAAGCAACAG ctccattttatttccaattaCTTGGCTGCATTCCATAACGAATTTGAAAACTTCAGTAATGAAGAAAAGTCCattatagaagaagaaatgttGGTCGAAGTCAACAG GTTTGCCCTTGCATCCCATTTCTTCTGGGGACTGTGGTCCATCGTGCAGGCCAAGATTTCATCCATTGAATTTGGGTACATG GACTACGCCCAGGCGCGGTTTGATGCCTATTTCGAccagaagaggaagctgggggTGTGA